From a single Eremothecium sinecaudum strain ATCC 58844 chromosome III, complete sequence genomic region:
- the YOS1 gene encoding Yos1p (Syntenic homolog of Ashbya gossypii ACL042W; Syntenic homolog of Saccharomyces cerevisiae YER074W-A (YOS1); 1-intron in Ashbya gossypii) — MIFGLGRLFYVILLLVNSVAVLSEERFLRRIGLGSKSQQPAFGQNDNSTKSKLIKLIGAVQTLLRIPLIGINILVILYELVLG, encoded by the exons ATGATATTTGGTTTAGGTAGACTATTTTACGTGATACTGCTTCTGGTGAATTCAGTAGCAGTTTTGAGTGAGGAGAGGTTTCTAAGAAGAA TTGGTCTAGGTTCAAAGTCACAGCAACCAGCTTTTGGACAGAATGATAACTCTACAAAGTCGAAACTAATCAAGTTAATCGGTGCAGTGCAAACGCTGTTAAGGATCCCATTGATTGGAATAAACATCCTGGTAATCTTATATGAATTAGTATTGGGATAA
- a CDS encoding 40S ribosomal protein eS24 (Syntenic homolog of Ashbya gossypii ACL043W; Syntenic homolog of Saccharomyces cerevisiae YIL069C (RPS24B) and YER074W (RPS24A); 1-intron in Ashbya gossypii): MSDAITIRTRKVITNPLLARKQFVVDVLHPNRANVSKDELREKLADAYKAEKDSVSVFGFRTQYGGGRSTGFGLVYNSVADAKKFEPTYRLVRYGMAEKVEKASRQQRKQRKNRGKKVFGTGKRLAKKVARRNAD; encoded by the exons ATG TCTGACGCTATTACTATTCGTACTAGAAAGGTTATCACCAACCCATTGTTGGCTAGAAAGCAATTTGTCGTTGACGTTTTGCACCCAAACAGAGCTAATGTCTCCAAGGACGAGTTGAGGGAAAAGTTGGCTGATGCCTACAAGGCTGAAAAGGACTCTGTCTCTGTTTTCGGTTTCAGAACCCAATACGGTGGTGGTAGATCTACTGGTTTCGGTTTGGTCTACAACTCTGTTGCTGACGCTAAGAAGTTCGAGCCAACCTACAGATTGGTGAGATACGGTATGGCTGAGAAGGTCGAAAAGGCTTCCAGACAACAAAGAAAGCAAAGAAAGAACAGAGGTAAGAAGGTCTTCGGTACTGGTAAGAGATTGGCCAAGAAGGTTGCCAGACGTAACGCTGACTGA
- the ALD5 gene encoding aldehyde dehydrogenase (NAD(P)(+)) ALD5 (Syntenic homolog of Ashbya gossypii ACL044W; Syntenic homolog of Saccharomyces cerevisiae YER073W (ALD5)), with protein MIATSEVRTIAKRFARSYSNLPLSVNITLPNGITYKQPTGLFIDGKFVPSRQKKTFEVVDPSTEAEITHVYEAREEDVDDAVIVAKRAFDSWSVADPEFRARCLFKLADLIEANHETLAGIESMDNGKSLQCSRGDISLVARYLRLCGGWADKLNGTYINTGSDSLNYTIREPLGVCGQIIPWNFPLLMWSWKIGPALATGNTVVLKPAESTPLSALYVSQLANEAGIPNGVMNILPGFGKIVGNRLCTHPGISKLAFTGSTAVGRLVMKACGDTIKKVSLELGGKSPNIVFADADLDQAVSNIAFGIFYNSGEVCCAGSRIYVQDTVYDEVLQKFKAYSENIKVGNPFDEEVFQGAQNSKVQFDKIMSYVGIGLKEGATLLTGGERHGDKGYFIKPTIFADVKEDMRIVKEEIFGPFVTIAKFSTVDEVISLANDSEYGLAAGIHTKDINKAVEVSNRIKAGTIWVNTYNNFHPRVPFGGFGQSGIGSEMGEQALDNYTQTKAVRIAITKPEK; from the coding sequence ATGATAGCTACGTCCGAAGTTCGTACAATAGCTAAAAGGTTCGCCAGAAGCTACTCTAATCTGCCTTTGAGCGTTAATATTACCCTACCCAACGGTATTACTTATAAACAACCAACAGGTCTCTTCATTGACGGAAAGTTCGTCCCTTCCAGGCAGAAGAAGACATTCGAAGTTGTGGACCCTTCTACAGAAGCTGAGATCACCCATGTTTATGAAGCGCGCGAGGAAGATGTCGACGATGCTGTGATTGTCGCTAAGCGGGCATTTGATTCATGGTCCGTCGCTGATCCGGAATTCCGTGCGAGATGCTTATTTAAGCTAGCGGACCTCATCGAAGCTAACCATGAGACTTTGGCTGGGATTGAGTCTATGGACAATGGTAAATCGCTACAATGTTCAAGAGGCGATATATCTTTGGTTGCTCGTTACCTGAGACTATGTGGAGGCTGGGCTGATAAGCTCAATGGTACTTACATTAATACTGGGTCTGATTCCCTCAATTATACAATCAGAGAACCCTTGGGTGTCTGTGGGCAAATCATCCCATGGAACTTTCCTTTGTTGATGTGGTCATGGAAAATCGGACCTGCTCTAGCTACTGGTAACACGGTTGTGTTGAAGCCAGCTGAAAGTACTCCATTATCTGCTCTATATGTTTCGCAATTGGCCAATGAGGCCGGTATTCCAAACGGTGTCATGAATATTTTACCTGGTTTCGGTAAGATTGTTGGTAACCGTTTGTGTACTCATCCTGGTATTAGTAAGCTTGCTTTCACGGGTTCTACCGCTGTTGGTCGTCTAGTCATGAAGGCCTGTGGTGATACTATAAAGAAGGTTTCCCTGGAATTGGGTGGAAAGTCTCCAAATATTGTCTTTGCTGACGCGGACTTGGACCAAGCCGTAAGCAACATTGCATTCGGTATTTTCTACAATTCTGGTGAAGTTTGCTGCGCTGGTTCAAGAATTTACGTTCAGGACACTGTTTACGATGAAGTTTTGCAGAAGTTTAAGGCATACTCTGAGAACATCAAGGTTGGTAACCCATTCGATGAAGAAGTGTTCCAAGGTGCTCAAAATTCAAAGGTTCAATTTGACAAGATTATGTCCTACGTTGGAATTGGTCTTAAGGAGGGTGCCACTCTTCTCACTGGTGGTGAGAGACATGGAGACAAGGGCTACTTCATCAAACCTACTATTTTTGCCGATGTTAAAGAGGATATGAGAATTGTTAAGGAGGAGATCTTCGGACCATTTGTTACCATTGCAAAATTCTCTACTGTTGATGAAGTTATTAGTTTAGCTAACGATTCTGAATATGGTCTAGCAGCTGGTATTCATACCAAGGACATTAACAAGGCTGTTGAGGTTTCAAACAGAATCAAGGCAGGTACAATTTGGGTGAACACTTACAACAACTTCCACCCAAGAGTGCCATTCGGTGGATTTGGTCAATCTGGTATCGGTTCTGAAATGGGAGAACAAGCTCTGGACAACTATACCCAAACAAAGGCTGTGAGAATTGCAATCACAAAGCCAGAGAAATAA
- the TDA2 gene encoding Tda2p (Syntenic homolog of Ashbya gossypii ACL046C; Syntenic homolog of Saccharomyces cerevisiae YER071C (TDA2)) → MVEEYSDYGGNDDLQEVDYTVNKECLQSRTESAPFTEERLVQILEGVFSDEEQVDDNYDPIKTALERLTEVSSRHKFVVNVTEVRGTSREGLEISGRLGASWDAVKDGMYNHRVTKGGSEFLITVLWLIK, encoded by the coding sequence ATGGTGGAGGAATATAGTGACTATGGTGGGAACGATGACCTGCAGGAGGTTGATTACACGGTAAATAAGGAATGTCTTCAAAGTAGGACAGAGAGTGCACCGTTTACTGAAGAGCGTTTAGTTCAAATCTTAGAAGGCGTGTTTTCGGACGAAGAACAAGTAGACGATAATTATGATCCTATTAAAACAGCCCTAGAACGGTTGACGGAAGTTTCCTCACGGCACAAGTTTGTTGTTAACGTTACGGAAGTGCGAGGAACATCTAGGGAAGGATTGGAAATATCTGGGCGGCTAGGCGCATCCTGGGACGCAGTTAAGGACGGCATGTATAATCACCGTGTAACGAAAGGTGGAAGTGAATTTTTAATTACTGTGTTGTGGCTTATTAAATAG
- the PTP3 gene encoding tyrosine protein phosphatase PTP3 (Syntenic homolog of Ashbya gossypii ACL041C; Syntenic homolog of Saccharomyces cerevisiae YER075C (PTP3)), producing the protein MTQTTVGMDDLIPLPSETVTVINVRNTPSSGPKANFGHIKSKSQPNIQPSKGSVSSPSRLSVGMLSSFIPLKHFSINSASQQKYPVHDKCAILDCVDLKTLLVDNRDVLVIDVRCYMEYSKAHIKGAINVSLPSTLLKRKNFDLVKLLKNLPESERIQIQHKLEGRTVQGIPSIIIYDQLPISPNGSTSLACFGICSKFLEHDWGSSEFKRPGVSILNEGFLQFQLQYPALVESTTLDEYKEQLAECNKLDTLLSCSSPLSSSNVSPVDSDDSSSKISLQLTKFQLPRRQTRLSIGSTQSFSSFHFRHPEESNNLESYLVAVDMSESSKCSSHEEDDYEPSTSSSKDIYSSPLKLRFQVGFEKLLTMHQRDLINMKIPQWFQELMLECSKLQFVEQFQRLDLMERARLDRLFVISPTSCPDSLSVELNDNELNFETDYNPTISVSCGLELGTKNRYKGIIPYEHTRVVLKKDLAIKVNEVSFDEQSLVETYINANYLTGPFTDIRTPGESLRYIATQAPLSETIHDFYTCIINNNVPLVLTLTDQYECGIEKCSNFWDSSIHNGIKVELMETDRLDDLYLRRIKLTYNQGKSTHTFLQVQITGWPDLGILTHPSYIIYMISIKNYLLDRLIKRGFYSNDHPPTILVHCSAGCGRTGTLCTVDTILSNLESIDEVYGQALVSGATSKNPFDPVVLTIDRFRKQRMSMVQTINQFLFVYDCLLLYFTQQLDVDSQGRSSWQTFMSSLDRLDILKNFLCNATVN; encoded by the coding sequence ATGACGCAGACAACAGTAGGAATGGATGATCTTATTCCGCTTCCATCTGAGACTGTAACGGTAATAAATGTACGGAATACGCCGTCAAGTGGTCCAAAGGCGAACTTTGGACATATAAAGTCTAAATCGCAGCCAAATATACAGCCTTCGAAAGGTAGTGTATCATCGCCGAGCAGGTTATCAGTTGGGATGTTATCATCGTTTATTCCACTCAAACACTTTAGTATAAATAGTGCAAGCCAGCAGAAGTACCCGGTTCACGATAAATGTGCGATTTTGGACTGTGTGGATTTGAAGACTCTACTTGTTGATAATCGTGATGTGCTTGTAATCGACGTTCGTTGCTACATGGAGTATTCGAAAGCGCACATCAAAGGCGCTATTAATGTGAGCCTGCCGTCAACGCTGTTGAAGAGGAAGAACTTCGACTTGGTGAAGCTGTTGAAGAACCTACCGGAGTCTGAAAGAATTCAAATACAGCATAAGCTGGAGGGTAGAACTGTTCAGGGCATTCCTTCCATCATAATATATGACCAGCTGCCAATAAGCCCGAATGGATCTACAAGCCTCGCATGTTTTGGTATTTGCTCGAAGTTCCTCGAGCACGACTGGGGCAGTTCGGAATTCAAGAGGCCTGGTGTTTCCATTCTGAATGAAGGATTTTTGCAATTTCAGTTACAATATCCGGCGCTGGTGGAGTCGACCACTTTGGACGAGTATAAGGAGCAGCTGGCCGAGTGCAATAAGCTAGATACGCTCTTATCGTGTTCGTCCCCGCTCTCTTCGTCTAATGTCTCACCAGTGGATTCAGACGACTCTTCGTCAAAAATATCTTTGCAATTGACGAAGTTCCAACTTCCTAGAAGGCAGACACGATTAAGCATCGGGTCTACACAGTCCTTCTCCTCGTTCCATTTCAGACACCCAGAAGAAAGCAACAACTTAGAAAGTTACCTGGTTGCTGTCGATATGAGCGAGAGCAGCAAGTGCTCTTCGCACGAAGAGGACGACTATGAACCATCTACGTCAAGTTCCAAGGACATATACAGCTCTCCACTGAAACTAAGGTTCCAGGTGGGTTTCGAAAAGCTGTTAACTATGCATCAAAGAGATCTAATAAACATGAAAATTCCACAATGGTTTCAAGAACTAATGCTAGAATGCTCGAAATTACAATTTGTTGAGCAATTCCAGCGCCTCGACCTAATGGAACGAGCGAGATTGGATAGACTATTTGTTATATCGCCTACATCATGCCCTGACAGTTTAAGCGTTGAATTGAATGATAATGAACTTAATTTTGAAACGGACTATAACCCTACGATATCTGTCTCATGCGGTCTAGAACTAGGAACCAAAAATAGATACAAAGGCATTATCCCATATGAACACACAAGGGTGGTATTAAAGAAAGATCTTGCCATAAAAGTTAATGAGGTATCATTCGATGAACAGTCCTTAGTGGAGACATACATTAATGCAAACTACCTAACGGGTCCGTTTACGGACATTAGAACACCCGGCGAATCTCTTAGGTATATTGCAACGCAAGCTCCATTAAGTGAAACTATTCATGACTTCTACACATGTATTATTAATAACAACGTCCCGCTTGTTCTCACGTTAACAGACCAATATGAGTGTGGGATTGAGAAGTGCAGCAACTTTTGGGACTCTAGCATCCATAATGGAATTAAAGTGGAACTAATGGAAACGGATAGACTAGATGATCTATATTTGAGGAGGATAAAACTAACTTATAATCAGGGCAAGTCTACCCATACGTTCTTACAAGTGCAAATAACGGGCTGGCCAGACTTGGGCATTTTGACTCATCCATCCTATATTATCTATATGATCAGTATAAAAAATTATCTGTTGGATCGTCTGATTAAACGAGGATTCTACAGTAATGATCATCCGCCGACTATATTAGTTCACTGCTCAGCGGGATGCGGCAGAACAGGGACCTTATGCACTGTGGACACAATCCTATCTAACTTGGAAAGTATCGATGAAGTTTATGGACAGGCACTCGTTTCGGGTGCTACTTCGAAGAATCCTTTCGATCCTGTGGTCCTCACAATTGACCGCTTCAGGAAGCAAAGGATGTCCATGGTGCAGACGATAAATCAATTTCTTTTTGTTTACGATTGTCTTCTCCTTTACTTTACGCAACAACTGGACGTTGACTCTCAAGGTAGGAGTTCTTGGCAAACATTTATGAGCTCCCTTGATAGATTAGATATATTAAAGAACTTTCTATGTAACGCAACAGTCAATTAA